Within Vicia villosa cultivar HV-30 ecotype Madison, WI linkage group LG1, Vvil1.0, whole genome shotgun sequence, the genomic segment CAAGTTGTTCCCTGTATAAGTTTTCGAGGTAATAGGCCCCGTTGTCTGTTTTTCCTCAGACGCGATAAGGGCCTTCCCAATTTAGGAAGAGTTACCCGTCGCGCGAATCCTTCATATTTTTGCGTAGGACTAGACTACCAACTTGGAACTCGCGTTTTATGACTTTGACATCATGGAGCAAGGTTATCTGTTGCTTCAATCTAGCCTCACAGAGGGATGCTTTTGATTGAATCTCCTCGACTAGGTCGAGCTCCTCTCTCAGAGCTTTGTCGTTCATCTCCTCTTTGAGAGGAAATTCTATTCGGCAGGACGGTTCTTCAATTTCGACGGGAATTATTGCCTCAATTTCGTAGGTTAACCTGAAGGGAGTCTCCCTAGTAGTGGAATGGGGTGTCGTTCTCTGATTTTGAAATCTTGTCTTCTCTTCCTTGTGTGCAATTCTTTGTGTAGACGTTGCACCTTCTACAAGTGGATTAAAAGCATTCTTGATTATTTCAAAAACATCTTGATAATCAAACAACACCTTCATCTGTTTGCACCACTTGTCATCAAAGAACCATGATCTTGATGTCAAATGTTGAGGAAAAACTCAATCACAAgataaaatgataaataattgAGAGATTGAGAAAATGAGATAATTAAAGAGAATTAGGGCGAAAATATGGTTTTATTTCATTAATAATCCAACATGGAATATATATACAACAGTACAGAAAAAATAAACTTTGCAACCCTGTAACTTGTTAAACCAAACCTATAACCAGTTATAAGAAGCTATTGATTTCAAAATACAGAAAACTGAAAGATGGTAACCAAATACATTAAATATGTAACCAGTTATAAGAAACTTCTATTCAATTCTGACGACTGCTGAAAAGGTGATAAACTAATTACACTCTTCCTGCTGTAACTAACTGATTGCACCAACTTAAATTATCCTATTTTCACTTTGAATCAAGAAATCAATAAAGTATTACACCTCTTTCAAGCAATAAATAATGAATCTTCAATATTAGGCTTAAATGTTATTATTTGGGCCTCATGTTACCATCTTTAAGCAATATACTCATTGAAAAACGGGGGAAATCGCTATTTCGCCTAATGTTCAAGAAGTTAAATTTCTAACTTTGACATTAGCAATCAAATTGCATTAATTAGTCCTCCATAATAAAAATTATacagaaattataataaaaatgtatATACAAGAAAACACAATAGCCTCATCTTTCTGCTAGTATAAGTAAACACATTATATAGTTAGTATTATGAGGTAAAAGAAGAGAAAATCATGTATCATTTTTCAGTTGAAAATTTGGGGAGATTAAATCTCCTAGAAGACATATTATTAAACAGATTCCTAAGACTATTCTTACTCTCCCTCTTACTCTTACCTTTCAATTGAACCGATGTAGAAACACTAAAATCATCAAAAGGATTATCTAAAGCCAACCCTGTTTCAATCCTTCTCGAAACCGTTACAAGCTCATAAGGATCCCAAAGTGAGTGTTGAAAGTCACCACAATAAGTGGAAGTGCTTGTGTcccttgttgatgatgatgaatttgTTAATGTTTCTAGCTTAAATCTTGAAGGCCTACCTTTGAACTGTCTTCGGCGCGCGTCGAATTCGCTCAAAGGTTTTACACTTCCGGAGTGATTGTACCAAGCTTGTGCAACTGCTTTCAACAGTTCTAAATCTTGGGTGTGTTGTTTATCTTGATGTTGTTTTTTCTTCATGGTGTCATGTGACACTGAAAATGGTTTGTTTTTTCATGGCCTTAGAAATGACATAAGGGAGGTGATAAGGTTAGGCAGAGtgaaatgttttttttgtttgtttatgtatttttataatttttgtgacTATGAGGTGAAGAGGTAATGCAAGTGGAAAATTTGGCTGGTTGTAGAATAAAGGGACATAATTTTGTGTGAATATGATAAATTGGTAAGTTGTGGAGTATGAAGTTTGGTGTCTGTTTGGAACCACAGTGGGTGGAGTTTAAATAGGCATCACTTTCATTGCTTCAAATTGTGAGTTGTGAAATTGTGGTGGATGGACATTGAATTGAGATGCCGTGAGTAACACACACCTTAACTAGTTTTATATATAACTAGTTTTATATATGTgcggtttaaatcaattttaaataaaaaattcataacatcTCAATCTCAAATTAAAATAACTCACGGGTActctaaaaatataatttaattcaatctaattaaatatagtttaatgtaaattaatatttaaatatttaaatatttaaattaaaattttatatatttctattaatatttatattataaaaatcctaaatttttatctttaatatgaaatataatatataatataaaatatactaaaaattaataatatagaaTGTTGGTATGAATTAGTTGAGTTACATTGGTATAAACGGTTGCTCTAGGGTTTAATATCAAACAAtaaaattaattcatatatatgtattaatataaataaattatcatatgttttgaataaaaatagggaaatgctaactagtaccctcagggcaatggttaaaacTTAAAAATAGTAATTTTATCTCGGTAATTTGTATATTTAATATCttgaatattaaaatattaaaatttttataaaatattttcttttttaggaaTGTTTAACCATTGTTCTGAGGGCACTCGTTAGCAAGACCCTTATATTTAAActagtaaaaaaaactaataagaaTTAATATAATCTATTATACTAATAAAAATAAGTATTAAAATTTAAGTATgtggtttgatttgatttttaaacaaaatatcttACAGTTATCaatagttttcaaaaaaaattgattttatacaATTTATGATTCCATAGTTAAAATTAACAAGACTAACTGTTTTTATTTTGAAGTATGTAAATATCAAATCGGACACTTAAAATAAAAGGTACTGGAACAACTATAAACTAAAATAATGGACTCCCTAAGAAGAACTAAAATAATTGCTACCGATGAATATTGAATAGCTCTTCAAATATTAATATTTGAATACATGAGTTGATTATTAAAAAGACAAAAATACGACTAATATTTATTGAAaccattttagttttttttattgaaaaagaaatttaaaaacgtGTGGACTGGACCCCAAAGCTCGAGAAAAATGGAAGTTCAGCTACCAAAGTTACAAGAAAAACTATCTACATAAATTCTCTTATTGTCCTTAATGACCCCTACAAACTAAAAGTTATGTATTACTAAAATATGATATGTCCATATTGAGCTTGAAAAAATTAGTAAGGGGAGACATCCACCACGTGAATTCCATGCTTTCTTCTCTTGACATAAGAGGAAGGattagagctgtcaaatgggTCTGCCCGGCCCAGCCCACTTCGGCCCGATAGGCCAATAAGTTTAAATGAGTTGGCTCGGCCCGGCCCGATTGTTTAATGGACCACATAAAATGAGTCCGACCCTTTTTTCAAAAAGGCGTTTTTCAAAAGGGCGTGCAACCCAATGGGCCAGTCGGTccatatttcaatattataattttagttttataaaaaagatgtaatggataaatgcaacaCAACATAAATAGAGagtcatcataaacatatcacatCATAAACGTATAcaagtgatgtttaaaatatttaaccatgaataccacaaaatcatcaatgtaaaagtacaaagtaacttaatattatcatcaatacttatcaaatttaCTCTCCATCTCACAAtcatttccttgatcacatcatcttgaaaatatatcttcatcctctttaatttttctttatcacttgaaaccacatttatgaaatcatatcttatctcaatcttttttctccaaaatttaccaaaatattattttaatgggTCAGCCCGAAGCCCGCTTGGCCCGGCCCAGCCCATAAAAACATAGGCCCGATAGGCCGGCCCAAAAAGATAGGGTTGTGTTTTAAAGGTATTTTGCAGCCCGGTCCACACTAAATTGTAGGGCTTATGGACCGGCCCGATGGGCCGAGCCGATTTTGACAACTCTAGGAAGGATAAAGGAAAAGACGATAATAAACATAATTTAGGTTAGGTACCTTCGAAGATTACTCAGAAATAACTTAGTGGTAAGCAAAGTCCCTGAAAAAACTTATTGGTTTCTATCTTGCCATATCAAATTTGTCAAGATACCAAAGAGAGTGGGGAAATTCCATTAATTAGTACTAATGGGTGACAAATGAAGATTGAAATTCACCTGCTGCCCCGATAATATAAGACTAAAAAAAAAACGCAAATATCGTCCTGCATAATAATAGATGCATTCCAAAAATCTTTAATTGTGTCATAATCTATTAATCTCTAAGAGCATGCATAATGGTCTCAATAGTCTCAGCGATTTGCATACAACTTTAGAAAAAGTTAATATCTCTTATGCCACGACGCTTCCTTTTGACATTAGTAAGAAGTTTTTCATGGGACAACTTCATCAAAGATTGAAGAACCAATAATATTCCAGTTTTTCTTGAAGGGGGTGAAAACCTTCCAGACGAGCAGGAGCTTTGAAGTTATCCATCAAAAACAAAGCATCCTTCACTATCTCCATTGAAAACTCTTTTCCTAACATACTCAACTCATTTATGGTtatgagaaaataaatataatagtgATAAGAGTTTGATTGACAATTTCGTTAAGAATTCTTGTATGAAATCATAAGCATGTCACAAGGAGTCTAGTCAACATACATCCATCCcctcattaaataaaaaaatggaaaagcTGGAACCATTACCACCCTAGAAACTCATATCACGAAAAATCTAATGAAAATGGCCACAAAGAGACTCCAGAAAGAGTTCTACTAGATTTTCCCAACTCTCCTTTCTCTCTTATATTGATTCGTTTAATTGCCACAAAATACCTCCTTACATATATAAATCAGTGGAAATCTTCTAACCACAGCAAAACAATCTTAGTTTGACAAGCACCAAGCACCCCTTAACAGCTTGATAATAGTCAGGAATCAATTAGAAGCTATCTGGGTCTCTGCCGTCTGACTCTTGGACGTCTGACTCTCCGATGAACCAAATAGTTCGCAGATTTTACTATGCTTCCGGATGTGGTGAGGACTCTTGTACAATAGATCTTTGGCCTCTGAATGTCTACCTTCTTGAAATAAGGATTCAAAAATTTGAAGGTAAACATTATGAGATGGGTAACTTTTTATACTCAAAACCTTTAGGAATTCCGCAGCATCCTCCAAGGTACCAAACTTC encodes:
- the LOC131636506 gene encoding uncharacterized protein LOC131636506, translated to MKKKQHQDKQHTQDLELLKAVAQAWYNHSGSVKPLSEFDARRRQFKGRPSRFKLETLTNSSSSTRDTSTSTYCGDFQHSLWDPYELVTVSRRIETGLALDNPFDDFSVSTSVQLKGKSKRESKNSLRNLFNNMSSRRFNLPKFSTEK